The following proteins are encoded in a genomic region of Cellulomonas sp. ES6:
- a CDS encoding CBS domain-containing protein has translation MSGSATRVFVARLAGTSVFDPIGDQVGRVRDVVVLLRPKGAPRAVGLVVEVPGRRRVFVPLTRVTAVDAGQVISTGLVNMRRFEQRPFETLVVGELFDRTVQLADGSGAATVEDLAIERQRNGDWVVTKVFVRRHRAGRAGLLRRRGEPELLDIEEITGLARTSDQQGAALLLAQYDELKPADLADVLHDLGTRRRLEVAAAMDNERLADVLEELPEDDQVAILSGLERARAADVLEAMQPDDAADLLGELPDDQAAELLELMEPEEARDVRRLLAYEDNTAGGLMTTEPVILGPETPIASALAHVRRRDLTPALASMVFVVRPPLETPTGRFIGVVHLQRLLREPPHEAIGTAVDTDIEPVGADAPLLAVTRRLATYDLLAIPVVDADRRLLGAVSVDDVLDHLLPEDWRETDEEVQPPSGAVPVVVPGGPSPSPARKGGRHA, from the coding sequence GTGAGCGGATCCGCGACCCGGGTGTTCGTCGCGCGGCTCGCCGGGACCTCCGTCTTCGACCCCATCGGCGACCAGGTCGGGCGTGTGCGCGACGTCGTCGTGCTGCTCCGGCCCAAGGGCGCGCCGCGCGCGGTCGGCCTGGTGGTGGAGGTCCCGGGCCGTCGGCGGGTGTTCGTGCCCCTGACCCGGGTGACCGCGGTCGACGCCGGCCAGGTCATCTCGACCGGCCTGGTCAACATGCGCCGGTTCGAGCAGCGGCCGTTCGAGACCCTCGTCGTCGGCGAGCTGTTCGACCGCACGGTGCAGCTGGCCGACGGCTCCGGGGCGGCCACCGTCGAGGACCTCGCCATCGAGCGGCAGCGCAACGGCGACTGGGTGGTCACGAAGGTGTTCGTGCGCCGCCACCGCGCGGGCCGCGCCGGGCTGCTGCGCCGCCGCGGCGAGCCGGAGCTGCTCGACATCGAGGAGATCACCGGGCTGGCCCGCACCAGCGACCAGCAGGGCGCCGCGCTGCTGCTCGCCCAGTACGACGAGCTCAAGCCCGCCGACCTGGCGGACGTGCTGCACGACCTCGGCACGCGCCGGCGGCTCGAGGTCGCGGCGGCCATGGACAACGAGCGCCTGGCCGACGTGCTCGAGGAGCTGCCCGAGGACGACCAGGTCGCGATCCTCTCGGGCCTGGAGCGCGCCCGCGCCGCGGACGTCCTCGAGGCGATGCAGCCCGACGACGCCGCCGACCTGCTCGGCGAGCTGCCGGACGACCAGGCGGCCGAGCTGCTGGAGCTCATGGAGCCCGAGGAGGCGCGCGACGTCCGGCGCCTGCTCGCGTACGAGGACAACACCGCGGGCGGCCTCATGACCACCGAGCCGGTGATCCTCGGGCCGGAGACCCCGATCGCCTCGGCCCTGGCGCACGTGCGGCGGCGCGACCTCACGCCCGCCCTGGCGTCGATGGTCTTCGTCGTGCGCCCGCCGCTGGAGACCCCCACCGGCCGGTTCATCGGCGTCGTGCACCTGCAGCGGCTGCTGCGCGAGCCCCCGCACGAGGCGATCGGCACGGCGGTCGACACCGACATCGAGCCCGTCGGCGCCGACGCCCCGCTGCTGGCCGTCACGCGCCGGCTGGCCACCTACGACCTGCTGGCGATCCCCGTGGTCGACGCCGACCGCCGGCTGCTCGGCGCGGTGAGCGTCGACGACGTGCTCGACCACCTGCTGCCCGAGGACTGGCGCGAGACCGACGAGGAGGTGCAGCCACCGTCCGGTGCGGTGCCCGTCGTCGTCCCCGGGGGCCCGAGTCCGAGCCCGGCACGGAAGGGAGGCCGTCATGCCTGA
- a CDS encoding general stress protein, with protein MTWTSAMKCLRIAPQAWRVGPALGEDGRMSFSGATRVPRTPTLPQGETVASYGTYLEAQKAVDHLSDRQFPVQLVTIVGTDLKMVERVTGRLTYARVAMGGFGSGAWFGVFVGLLFLLTSSNAGILLTSVLVGGGFGLLFSVIFYSFTGGKRDFTSQSQIVASQYAVLCQSEKAADARQLLREVGGVRVGEGRTPVPPAAPFGAPPSDPSASHPVPGHAGPVPPVPPAPGAPTPPAEPRYGQYAPGAGAPPAEPRYGQYAPQPPTAQPPAAQPPAQPEGEQQPPAPDVPPSRGTSG; from the coding sequence GTGACCTGGACGTCGGCCATGAAGTGCCTGCGCATCGCCCCGCAGGCCTGGCGGGTCGGGCCCGCGCTGGGCGAGGATGGGCGCATGTCGTTCTCCGGAGCCACCCGCGTCCCCCGCACGCCCACGCTGCCGCAGGGCGAGACGGTCGCGTCCTACGGCACCTACCTCGAGGCGCAGAAGGCGGTCGACCACCTGTCCGACCGGCAGTTCCCGGTCCAGCTCGTCACGATCGTGGGCACCGACCTCAAGATGGTCGAGCGCGTCACCGGGCGGCTGACCTACGCCCGGGTGGCGATGGGCGGGTTCGGCTCCGGCGCGTGGTTCGGCGTCTTCGTCGGCCTGCTCTTCCTGCTCACCAGCAGCAACGCGGGCATCCTGCTGACGTCCGTGCTGGTCGGCGGCGGCTTCGGCCTGCTGTTCTCGGTGATCTTCTACTCGTTCACCGGCGGCAAGCGGGACTTCACCTCGCAGAGCCAGATCGTCGCGTCGCAGTACGCGGTGCTCTGCCAGTCCGAGAAGGCGGCGGACGCGCGGCAGCTCCTCCGGGAGGTCGGTGGCGTGCGCGTCGGCGAGGGCCGGACGCCGGTCCCGCCCGCCGCCCCGTTCGGTGCACCCCCGTCGGACCCGTCGGCGAGCCACCCGGTCCCCGGCCACGCCGGCCCGGTGCCGCCGGTGCCGCCCGCCCCCGGCGCGCCGACCCCGCCCGCGGAGCCGCGGTACGGGCAGTACGCGCCCGGCGCCGGCGCCCCGCCGGCGGAGCCGCGCTACGGCCAGTACGCCCCGCAGCCGCCGACCGCGCAGCCGCCGGCCGCGCAGCCCCCGGCGCAGCCCGAGGGCGAGCAGCAGCCGCCGGCACCCGACGTCCCGCCCTCGCGCGGCACGTCGGGCTGA